A region from the Corynebacterium halotolerans YIM 70093 = DSM 44683 genome encodes:
- the greA gene encoding transcription elongation factor GreA, whose product MAEPKKQYITPETKAKLEEELQALIDHRPVVAAEINERREEGDLKENAGYDAAREMQDQEEARIKQISEILANATTEREGVVEGVALVGSVVHVYYNGDKDEKETFLIGTRAAATDNPDLETYSEQSPLGAAVVGAQEGETREYTAPNGNTISVTIVSAAPYDSQLAATPRSND is encoded by the coding sequence ATGGCAGAGCCGAAGAAGCAGTACATCACCCCCGAGACCAAGGCCAAGCTCGAGGAGGAGCTCCAGGCGCTCATCGACCACCGCCCCGTCGTCGCCGCCGAGATCAACGAGCGCCGCGAGGAGGGCGACCTCAAGGAGAACGCCGGCTACGACGCCGCCCGCGAGATGCAGGATCAGGAGGAGGCCCGCATCAAGCAGATCTCCGAGATTCTGGCGAACGCCACCACCGAGCGTGAGGGCGTCGTCGAGGGCGTCGCCCTCGTCGGTTCGGTCGTGCACGTCTACTACAACGGCGACAAGGACGAGAAGGAGACCTTCCTGATCGGCACCCGCGCCGCCGCCACCGACAACCCGGATCTCGAGACCTACTCCGAGCAGTCCCCGCTCGGCGCCGCCGTCGTCGGCGCCCAGGAGGGTGAGACCCGCGAGTACACCGCCCCGAACGGCAACACCATCTCGGTGACCATCGTCTCGGCTGCACCCTACGATTCCCAGTTGGCCGCCACCCCGCGGTCGAACGACTAA
- a CDS encoding DUF4307 domain-containing protein: MMTTPAANRPESRYGVDRTPRKPRGIGGKVVAILGVVLLVGIVFAVGNFMTNRGSAEVSVSMASYERIDDDTMRLWVDVSRDDTSVPSYCIVTAINYAMAEVGRREIIMPPGGEGIERVQVDVPTRDYPVSGGTYGCSTNMPRHLDVAAAAAAR, from the coding sequence ATGATGACGACTCCCGCCGCGAACCGCCCCGAATCCCGTTACGGCGTGGACCGGACCCCCCGCAAGCCGCGCGGCATCGGTGGCAAGGTCGTCGCGATTCTGGGCGTCGTCCTCCTGGTGGGCATCGTCTTCGCGGTGGGCAACTTCATGACGAACCGCGGCTCGGCCGAGGTGTCCGTGTCCATGGCCTCCTACGAGCGGATCGACGACGACACGATGCGGCTGTGGGTGGACGTCAGCCGCGACGACACCTCCGTGCCCTCCTACTGCATCGTCACGGCGATCAACTACGCCATGGCCGAGGTCGGCCGCCGCGAGATCATCATGCCTCCGGGCGGGGAGGGCATCGAACGCGTCCAGGTGGACGTGCCGACCCGCGACTACCCCGTCTCCGGTGGCACGTACGGCTGCTCCACGAACATGCCCAGGCATCTCGACGTCGCCGCCGCTGCCGCCGCCCGGTAA
- the mca gene encoding mycothiol conjugate amidase Mca: MSGLRLLAIHAHPDDEASKGAATTAKYAAEGNRVVVVTCTGGERGSILNPAMDKPGVLENMIEIRREEMRQAAEALGIEHVWLGHIDSGLPQGDPLPPLPEGCFALEEGAEVARELVGVIREVRPHVIITYDENGGYPHPDHLKVHEASMIAWERAGDPEFAPGTGEPWTPLKLYYTHGFVRQRMQLFHDLLIREGKTSPYGPMLERWERNRADIMARVTTQVDCAEYFPNRDAALRAHATQIDPAGAFLATPTEVQQELWPTEEFELAATRVTTSIPEDDLFAGVNP; this comes from the coding sequence GTGAGCGGACTCCGACTGCTGGCGATCCATGCGCACCCGGATGACGAGGCGTCGAAGGGTGCGGCGACCACGGCGAAGTACGCCGCAGAGGGCAACCGCGTCGTGGTGGTGACCTGCACCGGTGGCGAACGCGGCTCGATCCTCAACCCGGCCATGGACAAGCCCGGCGTGCTGGAGAACATGATCGAGATCCGCCGCGAGGAGATGCGCCAGGCCGCCGAGGCGCTCGGCATCGAGCACGTCTGGCTCGGGCACATCGACTCCGGCCTGCCGCAGGGTGACCCGCTGCCGCCGCTGCCGGAGGGGTGCTTCGCCCTGGAGGAGGGCGCCGAGGTGGCCAGGGAGCTCGTCGGCGTCATCCGCGAGGTTCGTCCGCACGTGATCATCACCTACGACGAAAACGGCGGCTACCCCCACCCGGATCACCTCAAGGTCCACGAGGCCTCCATGATCGCCTGGGAGCGCGCCGGTGACCCGGAGTTCGCCCCCGGCACCGGCGAGCCGTGGACGCCGCTGAAGCTGTACTACACCCACGGTTTCGTCCGCCAGCGCATGCAGCTGTTCCACGACCTGCTCATCCGGGAGGGCAAGACCAGCCCCTACGGCCCGATGCTCGAACGCTGGGAGCGCAACCGCGCCGACATCATGGCCCGGGTGACCACCCAGGTGGACTGCGCGGAGTACTTCCCGAACCGGGATGCGGCGCTGCGGGCCCACGCCACCCAGATCGACCCGGCCGGCGCGTTCCTGGCCACCCCCACGGAGGTCCAGCAGGAGCTGTGGCCCACCGAGGAATTCGAGCTCGCCGCCACCCGCGTGACCACCTCCATCCCGGAGGACGACCTGTTCGCAGGCGTCAACCCTTAA
- a CDS encoding 3-deoxy-7-phosphoheptulonate synthase: MSSPVSLKNAASTSNKRVRAFHDLPAPEEIQGMLPLSESQAAKVEADRQEIADIFAGDDDRLVVVVGPCSIHDPDAALDYANRLAPLAARLDRDLKVVMRVYFEKPRTTVGWKGLINDPHLNETFDINHGLQLARKVLIDVVNLDLPTACEFLEPNSPQYYADAVAWGAIGARTTESQVHRQLASGMSMPIGFKNGTDGNVQVAVDAVAAAAEPHFFFGTSDGGRPAVVETAGNSNCHVILRGGTTGPNFDAESVAAAVGKIGADARLMIDASHANSGKDHVRQARVVADVAAQVADGNAAIAGVMLESFLVGGAQSLDSAKLECNGGEGLVYGQSITDKCMDIDTTVDLLGELAAAVRARRAAAVGE, translated from the coding sequence ATGAGTTCCCCGGTTTCCCTGAAGAACGCCGCCTCCACCTCGAATAAGCGCGTCCGCGCCTTCCACGACCTGCCCGCTCCGGAAGAGATCCAGGGCATGCTGCCCCTGTCGGAGTCCCAGGCCGCGAAGGTCGAGGCCGACCGCCAGGAGATCGCCGACATCTTCGCCGGTGACGACGACCGCCTCGTCGTCGTCGTGGGACCCTGCTCCATCCACGACCCGGACGCCGCCCTCGACTACGCCAACCGCCTGGCCCCGCTGGCGGCCCGCCTCGACCGGGACCTGAAGGTGGTCATGCGCGTGTACTTCGAGAAGCCGCGCACCACCGTGGGCTGGAAGGGCCTGATCAACGACCCGCACCTGAACGAGACCTTCGACATCAACCACGGCCTGCAGCTGGCCCGCAAGGTGCTCATCGACGTGGTCAACCTGGACCTGCCGACCGCGTGCGAGTTCCTCGAGCCGAACTCCCCGCAGTACTACGCCGACGCCGTGGCCTGGGGGGCGATCGGGGCGCGGACCACCGAGTCCCAGGTCCACCGCCAGCTGGCCTCCGGGATGTCCATGCCCATCGGCTTCAAGAACGGCACCGACGGCAACGTCCAGGTCGCCGTCGATGCGGTGGCGGCAGCGGCGGAGCCGCACTTCTTCTTCGGCACCTCTGACGGCGGTCGACCCGCCGTTGTGGAGACCGCCGGCAACAGCAACTGCCACGTCATCCTGCGCGGCGGCACCACCGGCCCCAACTTCGACGCGGAGTCGGTCGCCGCGGCCGTCGGCAAGATCGGGGCGGACGCCCGCCTGATGATCGACGCCTCGCACGCCAACTCCGGCAAGGACCACGTCCGTCAGGCCCGGGTCGTGGCGGACGTCGCCGCCCAGGTCGCCGACGGCAACGCCGCGATCGCCGGCGTGATGCTGGAGTCCTTCCTGGTGGGCGGCGCCCAGTCCCTGGATTCCGCGAAGCTGGAGTGCAACGGCGGCGAGGGGCTGGTCTACGGCCAGTCCATCACCGACAAGTGCATGGACATCGACACCACCGTCGACCTGCTCGGCGAGCTGGCCGCCGCGGTGCGCGCCCGCCGCGCCGCGGCGGTGGGGGAGTAA
- a CDS encoding isoprenyl transferase, translating into MNILPRLLYPLYEARLLRELKGARQPKHIAIMADGNRRWAREAGFTDISHGHRAGAKKIGEMVRWCEETEVEVVTVYLLSTENLRREPEELQLLFDIIVDVVAELAHGDHDCRVRLVGHLDLLPTDVSRRLREAAEGTEERTGVCVNIAVGYGGRQEIVDAVQGLIAEEVAAGTPAGELADKVTVDSLATHLYTSGQPDPDLVIRTSGEQRLSGFLLWQAAYSEIWFTETYWPAFRRIDFLRALRDYSMRSRRFGK; encoded by the coding sequence GTGAACATCCTGCCCCGCCTGCTGTACCCGCTCTACGAGGCCCGCCTGCTCCGCGAGCTGAAGGGCGCGCGGCAGCCGAAGCACATCGCCATCATGGCGGACGGCAACCGACGGTGGGCGCGGGAGGCCGGTTTCACCGACATTAGCCACGGACACCGGGCGGGCGCGAAGAAGATCGGTGAGATGGTCCGCTGGTGCGAGGAGACCGAGGTCGAGGTCGTCACCGTCTACCTGCTGTCGACGGAGAACCTGCGCCGTGAACCCGAGGAGCTGCAGCTGCTGTTCGACATCATCGTCGACGTCGTCGCCGAGCTCGCCCACGGCGACCACGACTGCCGGGTGCGCCTGGTAGGGCACCTGGACCTGCTGCCGACCGACGTCTCCCGGCGGCTGCGGGAGGCGGCCGAGGGCACCGAGGAACGCACTGGGGTGTGCGTGAACATCGCCGTCGGCTACGGCGGGCGCCAGGAGATCGTCGACGCCGTGCAGGGACTGATCGCCGAGGAGGTGGCCGCCGGCACCCCGGCCGGGGAACTGGCCGACAAGGTCACCGTCGACTCGTTGGCCACCCACCTGTACACCTCCGGCCAGCCGGATCCGGACCTGGTCATCCGCACCTCCGGCGAGCAGCGCCTGTCCGGCTTCCTGCTGTGGCAGGCCGCCTACTCGGAGATCTGGTTCACCGAGACCTACTGGCCGGCCTTCCGCCGCATCGACTTCCTGCGCGCGCTGCGCGACTACTCGATGCGCTCCCGCCGCTTCGGAAAATGA
- a CDS encoding flavodoxin domain-containing protein has protein sequence MSATVLYDTSYGSTRQYAEELARRLGTTAQQLAEAAPAELTAGTGPLIVLSPVHGPSIPAAAFVAKHDLGPRPVAVCAVGMTLIDEARRKDQMAGMLSDRPEVARFYLPGRLAYSTMNRRHRMIMWGIIKALKAKPESARSANDRAMIDSFDRDTDRVDLAELDAVVEWAQV, from the coding sequence GTGAGCGCCACCGTCCTCTACGACACCTCCTACGGATCCACCCGTCAGTACGCGGAGGAACTCGCCCGCCGCCTGGGCACCACCGCACAACAGCTGGCCGAGGCCGCGCCCGCCGAGCTCACGGCCGGCACCGGCCCGCTCATCGTGCTCTCCCCGGTGCACGGCCCCTCGATCCCGGCCGCCGCCTTCGTGGCGAAACACGATCTGGGACCGCGCCCGGTGGCCGTGTGCGCGGTGGGAATGACACTGATCGATGAGGCCCGCCGGAAGGACCAGATGGCCGGGATGCTCTCCGACAGGCCGGAGGTGGCCCGCTTCTACCTGCCGGGGCGCCTCGCGTACTCCACGATGAACCGCAGACACCGGATGATCATGTGGGGCATCATCAAGGCGCTCAAGGCCAAGCCGGAATCCGCCCGCAGCGCCAACGACCGGGCCATGATCGACTCCTTCGACCGCGACACCGACCGGGTGGACCTGGCGGAGCTCGACGCCGTCGTGGAGTGGGCGCAGGTCTGA
- a CDS encoding ArsR/SmtB family transcription factor, whose amino-acid sequence MRELEHPAVRELTLDGVLSALADPVRRRIVHKLARRSAWDGWRELPCLALDLPVSKSTATHHFRVLREAGLIQQRREGTAILNSLRHRDLEDRFPGLLPAIIRAHDQDPDSPADE is encoded by the coding sequence ATGCGTGAACTCGAGCACCCGGCCGTCAGAGAGCTGACCCTGGACGGGGTGCTCTCCGCGTTGGCGGATCCGGTGCGGAGGAGGATCGTCCACAAGCTGGCCCGGCGTTCCGCGTGGGACGGCTGGCGGGAGCTGCCGTGCCTGGCGCTGGATCTGCCCGTGAGCAAGTCCACGGCCACCCACCACTTCCGGGTGCTGCGGGAGGCCGGGCTGATTCAGCAGCGCCGGGAGGGCACCGCGATCCTCAATTCACTGCGCCACCGGGATCTGGAGGACCGGTTCCCGGGTCTGCTGCCCGCGATCATCCGGGCGCATGACCAGGATCCGGACAGTCCGGCCGACGAGTAG
- the coaA gene encoding type I pantothenate kinase: MARPKDTSPYLDFDRASWRGLRKSMPQVLTESELAQLRGIGENIDLDEVAEVYLPLSRLIHLQVSARQKLTTATETFLGNNPGHVPFIIGVAGSVAVGKSTTARLLQVLLQRWESHPRVGLVTTDGFLHPAAELNRRGLMKRKGFPESYDQRALLRFVTDVKSGRPEVDAPVYSHTRYDRVPGQVQTITQPDILILEGLNVLQTGPTLMVSDLFDFSVYVDARTEDIERWYIDRFLQLRSTAFREPGAHFSHFADMGDTKATAEAREIWQSINLPNLVENILPTRVRASLVLTKGADHLVERVRMRKI; the protein is encoded by the coding sequence ATGGCCCGCCCCAAGGACACCAGCCCCTACCTGGATTTCGACCGCGCCTCCTGGCGTGGTCTGCGTAAATCCATGCCCCAGGTCCTCACCGAGAGTGAGCTGGCGCAACTGCGTGGTATCGGCGAGAACATCGACCTTGACGAGGTCGCCGAGGTCTACCTGCCGCTGAGCCGGCTCATCCATCTCCAGGTGAGCGCGCGGCAGAAACTGACCACCGCTACCGAGACCTTCCTGGGCAACAACCCGGGGCACGTGCCGTTCATCATCGGGGTGGCCGGCTCGGTGGCCGTCGGCAAGTCCACCACCGCCCGTCTGCTCCAGGTGCTGCTGCAGCGGTGGGAGTCCCACCCCCGAGTGGGACTGGTGACCACCGATGGTTTCCTCCACCCGGCGGCCGAGCTCAACCGGCGCGGCCTGATGAAGCGCAAGGGGTTCCCGGAGTCCTACGACCAGCGCGCCCTGCTGCGCTTCGTCACCGACGTGAAGTCGGGTCGCCCCGAGGTGGACGCGCCGGTGTACTCCCACACCCGCTACGACCGGGTGCCGGGTCAGGTGCAGACGATCACGCAGCCGGACATCCTCATCCTCGAGGGGCTGAACGTGCTGCAGACCGGGCCGACCCTGATGGTCTCGGACCTGTTCGACTTCTCCGTCTACGTCGACGCCCGCACGGAGGACATCGAGCGGTGGTACATCGACCGTTTCCTGCAACTGCGCTCCACCGCCTTCCGGGAGCCCGGCGCGCACTTCTCGCACTTCGCCGACATGGGTGACACGAAGGCCACCGCCGAGGCCCGGGAGATCTGGCAGTCGATCAACCTGCCGAACCTGGTGGAGAACATCCTGCCGACCCGGGTGCGGGCCTCCCTGGTGCTGACCAAGGGCGCCGACCACCTGGTCGAGCGGGTGCGCATGCGCAAGATCTGA